Genomic window (Paenibacillus sp. PK3_47):
ACGATAGTTCTTCTCATGTTTAATTGTAGAGTGAGACCATTCAATCAGGGCATTCTCAGCAATGACAAGCTCATTGTAGGCGTCATGGAATCCTGTAGCCTGTACAAGCTCCTCCATGACCTCTTGGGTAATTTCCATAAGCGCACGTTTAGCGGCGATTTCTTTCTCCAACACTTTTGCTCTATTCTCAAACATGTTCTTAGCTTTCGTGTAATCCAGCTGTGCTTTTGATAAAATCGGTTTCATCGATGGCTTTCACCTTTCAGAAAATATTATTTTCTAAGTTATTGTAACGTAAATCGCTGCAGATTACAAAGTTAATCTGGACTGTATGTAATTTTATTACAAAAGAGCCGGCCCGCGATCAGTTTCGCGGACCGGCTTTTGCAGCTTATTTTAATTGAAGTTTTTAGGGAAGATGCTGGTGCTCTTCTGCAAAAGTGCTACAGCGATCTTGCCGGCCTCTGCTCTTGTAAGCTTACCCTTAGGGTTAAAATTATATACAGGCTTGGTCTGTCCGGTAATGGTTACCGCACTGCCTTCCATAATCTTGGCCTTCGATACTGCCTCAATCGCAGGACGGGAGTAAAAGTCCATGCTTCCGGAGTCTACAAAGGACTTGCTGAGGCTTGTTACAAGCTTGGCGTCATTCGCATTCATTTTCAGCTTCAGCGCCCTTGCGATCATTACAGCCGCCTGCTCTCTTGTCAGAGCCTGATCCGGGCCGAAGAAGCCGTCGCTTAGGCCGGTAACAATCCCCGCTCTCGCAGCCGTCTCAATGCTCTTGAAATTCCATGTAGTCGAAACTGCTTCCGGTACAATATCAAAGAACGTCTGCTTGTTAGCATCATAATCCAGCGGGATGTTGAGTCCTTTGACCAGCAGTGTAGCAAACTCACCACGGGTAGTTGTATCATCAGCACCAAAGGCATCTGAACGCAGGTTAGTCATAATTCCTTTGGAATACAATCCGTTCAGGATATTTCTTGCCCAAGGATGGTTCGTAATATCTGTGAAACCGCGGCGAAGCTTCATTACTGTATAATAACCAAACTCATCGAAAGGAACAGTTACCGTATGATTTTTGGTATCCACTTCTCCGCCAACGTTCTCCCATTTCCCTGCATCAGTATAGCGGAATACCGTTACAGTTGAGCCCACCTCATCCACAACGTTCGGGCTGAAGCTGAGCGTCAGTTCACCGCGCTGCGAAGGGAGGATTTTGCGGGACTGGCTGATCTGTGTGAAATTCCCTTCTGTCGAATATGGAGCCACACCATTTGTGGCCGGTACATAGTTATTGCTTCCCTTAGTGCCGACTTCTCCAAGTCCGCCGCTTAACCAGTAAATATCAGACACGCGGGAGAAATTGTTGTTCGTTGCGCTTGATGTAAAACGGAGCACAAGCTCCTGCAGGATAACCAGCTGTTTCTGGGCTCCTACATATCTTTCATCATAAGGGCTGACGTTGATAATATTCCCGTAATCATTAGTGCGTTCCACAACACCGTCGGCAGGATCGGCAATACCGAACAGCAGCTTCGTGTCAGGATAGTATTTGGCCGCTCCGGAAGAAGTATAGCCCTTCATCAGTGTACCCTTAGGGAAGGTCAGCGACAGCTGTTTGTTGAAAACAGTATATTTGTTTGCAACCTTCTCTGCCATGTACTGCGTATCAATCTGGACAGCACTTGCATAATAAACCGTTACCGTGTCAGACAACGTGGAATCTTCACGGACGATCTGTATTTTAATAGAAGTTGCTTTATCTGGTTTCAGGCCTACATAGTCGTAGGTGAAACGGTTAGGCTTATCTGAACGGGGAACAGCCTCATACTTATCAATAATGACCTTCGAAGCACCCTCTGCTTCAATATCAAAGCGTACAAAGTTCTTGTTAACAACAATCTGATCACCGACTGTAGCCACAGGAGCGAGAATGCGGTAAGGAAGTACTTCACGGACAACTTCAATCCGCTGGGTCGTTCTTGCACCTGTCTTGTTGATGAGCTCCAATGTGTACACATGGCTTCCTGGCGCATCAAATTTAAGGTCGCGGATACGCAGGAGGAAGTCCTTCGTAGTTCCTACATAGTCATAATATAATGAACCGTAGGTTCCCGGTGAAGTATGATAATCTTTTGCATCTTCTTTCAAAAGATTATTATTTCCTGCAGTAGTAAAGATCAGGTCAGAACCACTATATAGATTTAAAGTTGTGGCTCCTCCGCCTTGCAGCACCAGATCATAATTGTCCCGGGTAGTTATATACTTATCATCTTTAAAAGTAATTTCTGCCGGTAAAGCCAGAATCGTATTCCGCTTCGTTTCGTTTGTCCGGGAATCCGTTTCAAACATCGGACGGTTCGTTCCCAGCGTCGGATGGAATTGTGATAGGTTAGATACGTTGGTATCAACAATATAGATGCGCAGTTCCTTGGTAATTACACGTTCATTCCCGCCTGCATCTTTGGAAATCCCCGTAAATGTGAGGGTATTTTCACCGTATACAAGCGGTCCTTGCTGAGAAATATTAAGGGTTACATTGAATTTTTTATTATTGTCATTAACAGCAAACTGAGGTGTGCTGCCAGTATCCCATGTTGCACTATCTTTACCGTTGATTTGGAATTGAGCACTGTTGATATTCTCAAATCCAATGTATTCACCTGATACAGTAATGCTCTTTTGAGTATTGGAGTTATACTCAATGGTCTGTCCATCCTGCAGATTGCTTACATAAATGTAGTTCTTCGATACGTAGGAAATGTCGGCAATATACACCGATTTGGATGTACCGTATTTAAACTGTACCTTTTGCTGGCCATTGGAAAAGCCTGTAACCTGGTATACCCGCTCCGTGGTGGAAACGTTCGTAACTAGTTTAAGCTCCAGACCCTTTGTACTTAAAGGCAAATACATCGCACTCAAGTCACCTTTTGGAGCAACATTACTCTTAACGAGGATATAAAAGTTATCCTTTTCCATTTGCTGCCCGTTTAGCGGAAGCTTGGATATTGTAGTCATATCAGCACCCGCTGCATAATCAGGAAGATAGTAAATATTATTTATCACTGTCTCACCCGGGACGTAGTAATACGTTTTTACAAGTGAAGAAGTGTATGTTCCATACTCTACAGTCAAAGTGAAATCATTACTTCCCTCAGCAATCGGAACCTCTACAGGTGTGGTGAATTTGACCAGCCTGTAAGCAGGTGTAACACCGTCAGGACCAGGAATGATCAGCTCTTCACCGTCAGGGATGATCGAAGATATCTTCACTTCGCTGGTAGTATTGGCATCAATCGTCATTTTCCCGGCACCTGATGTTCCGGCGAATGGTGCTGTATTATAAGGAACTAGAATTTGACCGGACAAAGCGGCTCTATAGGTGTTTTCAACCGACAAGGTCGGTGTATTGTCCAGGATTGAATATTTAGTGCCGGCATGAACCAGATCTAATGATGCGTAAGGCTGATTTGTATCAAAAAAGTATACATTCCGGTCAATTGTAATTTTGTCGGAAGCGTTCTGTACTACAATTTGAAGTGTGCTCAGCCCTGGTTGGAGAGTCAAAGCCGGTGTGAAAAAAGTACCATCTTCAAGCAGCGAGGTCTGAAGCGCTGTTCCACCGTTCAGAGCAACCGTTACCTTGGTAGCATTGGCTACTTTACCTTGAAGTGTAATTGATGATACAGGGACAACTACCTGTGTTCCCTCATTTAAATTAAGCGCGGCAGGGCCGCCCAGCACCTGCAGTGAAGTTACAAACGGCACACGGTCAAACAATACATAAAAAGATTCCGAACGCGTCAAATTCCCCTGCATACCGGAGAAGGTAACTTTATTATAACCCGAGTACAACGTTACTCCGCTGGTTGTAAAACGGTTGCCTGGACTATTCGCATCTACTGTGACCGTACCCGTTGTCAGACGCGTAGGATCGGTTACCCACTTGCCTAAGTTATCCTGTGACAGCTGCTCTACAACAACCTTCATCGTTGAGGCTGTTACCTGCGAATAGACACCGGTTATATTAAGTGTGCCATTACTCGTTAAGTACACTTTATCACGGCTGATTGCATTAACGGATCCTGAAGTCGCACTAGGGTCTAAGGCAATCGTCGAACGCAATGTCTGATCATCCGGAGTAAAGTACGTCGTGGTGACAGCATTCGCTGCAGCTGCTACGGGCACATACCTGCCTGGAAGCATAGAGACGACCAGAGCGGCGAGCAGCAGCCATACGAAGGGCTTCTTAAAGCGTTGCATGTGTATAATCTCTCCTTTGAGTTTGAGTTCTCTTAACCTTCACTTTGTTCTTTATCGGTTTGTCTCTGGTATATTTTTAGGGAAACAGCAAAAAACTCATCCTGAAAAGGATGAGTTTTGTTAATTAAGGAAAAAAATAGCTTATTTATGAAGCCTATTAAGATTTGGAACTGCGCTCCGGATCCACCTTCATGCGCATTCTCAGGAAGAAATCGATCATCGGACGTTTGGTTTTGCTGATTACACCGGTAATTTCAGCACCGATCTGCAGGAAGAAGAGCATTACACAGATCACTACAAAAGTAACCCAGTTAGCTTCATACAGCGATGCTGAGGTCTGGATAACAGCCAGAACCCCAAAGAATGCTGCAATTCCGTAAATAATCAGAACAGTCTGGCGGTGGCTGAATCCAAGCTCGCGCAGGCAATGATGCAGATGCCCTTTGTCCGGCGCAAAAATCGGTTTCTTCTGCAGCTTGCGGCGAACGATTGCGAAGAACGTATCAGATAAAGGAACACCGATGATCAGGAGCGGTGTAATAAAGGACACAACTGCAATCTGCTTAAAGCCAAGCAGCGCAAGCAGCGCAAGGCAAAATCCTAAGAACAGCGAACCGGTATCACCCATAAAGATTTTAGCCGGATGAAAGTTAAAGAACAGAAATCCTACAATGCTGCCCAGCAGCAGCAGGCATAGGAGAGCAACCATTGTATTGCCCATCAGAAAAGCCATGACAGCAATCGTAGCAATCGCAATGCCGGATACGCCGGCTGCAAGCCCGTCCAGCCCGTCAATCAGATTTACGGCATTGGTGACACCGACAATCCAGAAGATCGTGAGCGGAACAGCAATCCAGCTTTCCAGTGAGGAGTACGTATTATTAAAAGGAATATTTACGAAATCAACAGTAATGCCGAATCCAAAAACGACAATGCAGGCTGCGGCAATCTGGCCAAGCAGCTTTACCTTTGCTGAAAGCTCGAAGCGGTCATCCAGCCCCCCGATAAGAACAATCAGTCCGCCGCCGCAGAGCAGCGCTTTGATGAAATTGGCCTCCCGCGGAGTGAACTCGTAAGGAATAACCGGCAATACGGCAAGCAGGCCTAACACAAACGCCAGGAAAATACCGAGTCCGCCCATACGGGGCATAATTCTGGTATGCACCTTGCGGGCATTCGGCACATCGGTTGCGCCAATCTTAACAGCGAATTTCTTCACCAGCGGCGTCAAGAGAAGTGCGAGTCCCATGCACACAATAAATCCGGCGATGTATATGATTAACATTTGATCAGTCGACCCCCATTTCTCTACCGCATTGAATTATACGCTGAACCCAAAACAAATTCCAATTCCGTTTTTAGGCTGTTGTCACGATTTTTTCGGTAAATATGCGCAAATTAATGGTCTTTTGTCACTTTATCTTTCTCACGCATCACTTTTACTGCGAATTTCGGCAGCGCAAGCATTCTTTTGTAACGTGTCGGCTCCTTAAGGAGGCGGTACAGCCATTCAGCACGGAGTTTTTGGAACGCTTTAGGTGCACGGCGGCTCTTGCCCGATATTACATCAAAGCTTCCTCCGACGCCCATCATCACAGGTATATTGAGCCGGGATTTGTATTTGGCAATCCACGGTTCCTGACTGTCCGCACCTCTGGCTACAAACAGCAGGTCAGGCTTAGCTTCCAAAATTCCGGCGATGATCTTCTCATCCGCATCCGGGCCGAAAAATCCGTCATGATAGCCGGCAATAACGACTCCGGGATATTGACTTTGTAACCTTGAAGCCGTCTCCCGAATCACTTCCGGAGTGGATCCCAGCAAATATACTCTCCAGTTATAGGTTTCTCCTACACGCAGCAATTCATGTAAAAGATCAAAGCCGGCTACCCGTTCCGCCACCGGCTCATGGCAATATTCTGCGGCCCAGACGACGCCGGTCCCGTCGGGAACAACCAGCTCTGCAGATTTCATAATCTCCATGTAGCCCGGATTCTCCAGCGCGGCCATCACCATTATCGGATTAGCTGTAATGACCTGGTGAGGTTCGCGGTTACGGACAGCTTCTGTTAGATAAGATACCGTAGCCTGCATATTGACTTTGGATACCCGGATGCCAAAAATCGGCACCGTCGGCAGCGTACTATCTGCTTTCACTTGTCTATCATCCTTTGCGGAAAAATTGTGCAATTTGCCGGGCAGGAGCCTCGGCCTCATTAATCAAACCTGAAATCAGCGGTTCACGCTCACGCCGCCAGTCTTCTGCGGAATCAAGAAGTCCAAGCAATTCATTGGCAACTTTACTGCCATCCAGGGAAGCTGTCGTGCCTACCGGCTTACAGCGGATGCGGTCCAGAAAATGGTCGATCTTCGGGTCGTAAGACACACCCATTAAAGGAACACGTCTTCCTGCCGCATAGATCAGGCTGTGCAGCCGCATTCCGATCAGAGCATCGCAGCCGCCTACCTCGCGCAGCATCTGCAGCGGATGGAGCGCGTCCTCGCAAATACTGACCGCTCCGCCCTGCTCTTCAGCACCCTTCTCCAGCTTCTGCATCACATACCTGGAAGCCTCATTATCCAAAGGATGATGAAACGGCAGAAAGCGGAGGTGGAGAGGCTGCTGTGCACAGGCTCTCAGCAGCCCGTCTGCAATGGCATCCAGTTCACGGCGTGATTCTTCCCAGTAGCGGACTGATATCCCAACCATCTTCATACGGTTTTCCCCGGTAACAGCGCCGGGACCCTTTCCGTCCGTATCCTCCGGCAGCGTCAGCCCCATAACAGGATCTGGAACAACCATGATCTGTTCTCCGCGAAGTCCCATATGCTGGAGAAGCTGGCGGGACTGCTCGTCCCGCACGGATACAAAGGTACACTTGCGGAAGACCGATTTGATCATCGGATGAAACAGTTTGCGGTTAACCGGCCCAATCCCCTGTGCATAGATAAAGGTCGGTTTCCCCATCCACTGCGCCAGCTTAATGATGCCCAGATAATACGGGATGGTCTTGCTGCCGGTTACATCCTGCAGCAGGCTGCCTCCTCCGCTGATCAGCCCTGTACTCTCCGCAATCGCCCGGCGGACTTCTCCGAGCTTCATCCGGTGTACGGCCTTCACTCCATAGGTGGCAGTTGTCCATTCCGGATCTATCGACAGGACAACCGGCTCAATCGTTATTCCCGCAGCCTGTGATTGCTTCTGCAATGCAATCAGTATCGATTGCAGCACCGCCTCATCACCGCTGTTGCGGAACCCGTAATAGCCCGAGATAATTATCTTTTGAGCAGCGGTGACCATCGTTTCCAACACCTCTCAACAATTTGCCATACGCCAACGGCAATAATCCCGATAACCAGGCCCAATCCCAGTCCCAGCAGTCCGCGGATCAGCGAAATCATCACCGGAGAATGAATATGGGCAAAGGTATCCACCATGGATAGCTGGCCGATTACTGCAATAATCATAATAAACGCGGCATTACGGTATTTATAGGCCATAAAGGCTCCAAGAATAAACAGCGGATGGGCCAGCAGGAACTCTTTGTTGCGCGGCCGTACGCCAACCGTATTCTCCAGGAAGGTACGGAAAGCTTTTTCAAATGGAAGGGTGCTGCCGCTGTTGCCTGTACGTGTCAAATAGTACCAGCCAATGATTGCAACTACACCGGCAACAATAACCCAGGCCAGTGTAATCGGAGTGCGGATCAGCTTGCCTGTCTTATTAAAGGCAAACTCGCCACGGTAGAGCAGCACATACAGTGCAACCAGCCCGATGGGCGCCAAATGCAGCAGGCTGACACCACGGAATTGGTTAAGTACCAGCGCATAGGTGATGTTATTGAGCAGCGCAATGACAAACGGTACCGCACTCAGAGAGATCAACGCGGTCTTCACATACAGCACCAGACTGTGTGTTAAACGGCGCTTCGGACTCATCACCTTATAGCCAGCCCCTTGCCCGCGCAGCGGAGGACCCTGCTCATTGATTTTACGGACCGCCAGAATAATAGCAACTGTAGGCGCACTGATCGCAACAGCCAGGGCAAGCGCCTGCTCAAACAGCGCAGGTCTCACCAGCAGAAGTCCGGCACTTCCAAGCAGCCCGACTGCCCATGCCGGAAGAGTCAGCCAAGGAATGAAGTATGACACCAGCAAAGCCACCATAGAAACCGCACCAATCACGGCGACCAGCTTGAAATAACGCTGCCAGGAGGAATCCACTACTTCAAAAGCGGTAGCCTGTCCAAGCGTAAATCCGTTATCTTCAATTTTCGCCACCGCACCGTCCGGCCCGCTAAGGCTTTCTACAAGATTATCCAAGGTATCGGTAATCTGTGCTTTCGTGGTATCCCGGGCAGGAATGGTATTCAGATAGATCATCCGGATATTGCGGTCTTTGGTAGCAAGCGCGAACCGGTCGGAGATAACCTCCGGGGACAACCGTGAATCCCCCTCGCTGAGTGAATACAGCCGTGTTACATTATAATCGAGCTGATAGGCCAGTTTACTGAAGCCCTTTTGCTGTGCCTTAATGTTCTCAATAGCTGCAATTCCGATGCCCCGCTCTTTCAGAAGTTCGCCAAAAGAGGTTAAGCTGTCCATTTCCGGGTCATCTGTAAAGCCTTTAACAGACTCCCCCTCGAACAGAACACGTTTGACTCCGAGCTCAGCGTAACGGTCCAGCAGCTTCTCCACCGCTTCCTGATTATAGACCAGGGAGTCCACGAGACGCGGAATAATGGTAAAGCCCCTGTCATGCAGCATTTCCAAAGTAATGGGATCCGGCTGCAGCGGCTTAAGCGTGGCGTCTTCAAGCGGTGTTTTTATAATCATCCCTTGCTGTCCGCGGAAGTTCCAATCCTCTGTAGCGATGTTAAGCCCGCTGAAAACCTCCTTAATCACTGGCTTAAGCGCTGCGCTATTTTCCGCACTTGTAAAGAGGACATATGTATAGTTCTCATTCTGCGGAATGACAGTATCGGTAAGATTGGCAACGTCGGCTGCTCCCCACATCATAAGGCGGCGCGCCCTGCGGAAATCCTCAAGCGTGTTCTCATATATAGCCATGCTCTGCACGCCGGCTTCCTTCAGACGGTCAAGCTGCTCCGAAATATAGTCCTGAGGGTTGGCACGGTAGCTCGCTGCCTCCACCAAATCACGGTAATCAAATACAAATTCAACTGTTTTGGATGACTTCTCTGTCTGCAGACGGTCATAAACCACCGGGAGAGCGGCAAGCACACCGATCACTACGATAATCCACAACCACTTGCGTGAAGCTGTATTCCAATGTTGCCATTTCTGCTGCACTAAAGTACCTCCTCTTTCACTTTAAAAACAATCCATACTCATGCAGAAACGGATGTGCTCCTGGCAGGAGCAGTATCCGTTTCTGAAAAGATATTCGTGTATTGTATTATTTCCCGTCAACGCGTGCCATAACCTGCTCTGTCAATGCAGCCACCTTGTCTTTGGCATCCTGCAGCGATTCCCCGCGTACCGCAAAGTATACTTTAATTTTTGGCTCCGTGCCCGAAGGGCGCAGGCAGAACCAGGAACCGTCTGACAGCAGATATTTCAGTACATTTTCTTTCGGCAGCCCGTTCAGTCCGAGAGAGTAATCGAGCACTTCAGTTACGGAAGCACCAGCAATTTCCTGCGGCGGGCTGGTGCGCCAGTCATTCATAATGCCTTGAATTTGCGCAACGCCGTCTTTTCCTTTCAATGTACGTGACTCCAGGCTTTCGAGGAAGTAGCCGAACTGCCCGTAGAGCTCCTGAAGCACATCATACAGGGTTTTACCTTGTGCTTTGTAATAGGCACCGGCTTCGGCAATAAGCATGGAAGCAAGCACGGCGTCTTTATCACGCGCATAATTTCCGGCCAGGTAGCCATAGCTTTCTTCGTAACCGAAGAGGTAGGTATAGTCCCCGGATTGCTCAAACTGGTTCATCTTTTCACCGATGTATTTGAAGCCGGTCAGGGTGTTAAATACGGTAGCCCCGTAGTAAGAGGCAACAGCAGCACCCATTTCACTGGTGACGATAGTCTTGACTACAGCACCATTGCTTGGCAGCTTGCCTTGCTCCTGCAGCCGGCTCAGGTAGTAATGGATCATCAGTGCACCGGACTGGTTGCCGGACAGTACGACGAATTTGCCTTCATTATCACGGACAACCGCACCCATCCGGTCAGCA
Coding sequences:
- a CDS encoding S-layer homology domain-containing protein, which translates into the protein MQRFKKPFVWLLLAALVVSMLPGRYVPVAAAANAVTTTYFTPDDQTLRSTIALDPSATSGSVNAISRDKVYLTSNGTLNITGVYSQVTASTMKVVVEQLSQDNLGKWVTDPTRLTTGTVTVDANSPGNRFTTSGVTLYSGYNKVTFSGMQGNLTRSESFYVLFDRVPFVTSLQVLGGPAALNLNEGTQVVVPVSSITLQGKVANATKVTVALNGGTALQTSLLEDGTFFTPALTLQPGLSTLQIVVQNASDKITIDRNVYFFDTNQPYASLDLVHAGTKYSILDNTPTLSVENTYRAALSGQILVPYNTAPFAGTSGAGKMTIDANTTSEVKISSIIPDGEELIIPGPDGVTPAYRLVKFTTPVEVPIAEGSNDFTLTVEYGTYTSSLVKTYYYVPGETVINNIYYLPDYAAGADMTTISKLPLNGQQMEKDNFYILVKSNVAPKGDLSAMYLPLSTKGLELKLVTNVSTTERVYQVTGFSNGQQKVQFKYGTSKSVYIADISYVSKNYIYVSNLQDGQTIEYNSNTQKSITVSGEYIGFENINSAQFQINGKDSATWDTGSTPQFAVNDNNKKFNVTLNISQQGPLVYGENTLTFTGISKDAGGNERVITKELRIYIVDTNVSNLSQFHPTLGTNRPMFETDSRTNETKRNTILALPAEITFKDDKYITTRDNYDLVLQGGGATTLNLYSGSDLIFTTAGNNNLLKEDAKDYHTSPGTYGSLYYDYVGTTKDFLLRIRDLKFDAPGSHVYTLELINKTGARTTQRIEVVREVLPYRILAPVATVGDQIVVNKNFVRFDIEAEGASKVIIDKYEAVPRSDKPNRFTYDYVGLKPDKATSIKIQIVREDSTLSDTVTVYYASAVQIDTQYMAEKVANKYTVFNKQLSLTFPKGTLMKGYTSSGAAKYYPDTKLLFGIADPADGVVERTNDYGNIINVSPYDERYVGAQKQLVILQELVLRFTSSATNNNFSRVSDIYWLSGGLGEVGTKGSNNYVPATNGVAPYSTEGNFTQISQSRKILPSQRGELTLSFSPNVVDEVGSTVTVFRYTDAGKWENVGGEVDTKNHTVTVPFDEFGYYTVMKLRRGFTDITNHPWARNILNGLYSKGIMTNLRSDAFGADDTTTRGEFATLLVKGLNIPLDYDANKQTFFDIVPEAVSTTWNFKSIETAARAGIVTGLSDGFFGPDQALTREQAAVMIARALKLKMNANDAKLVTSLSKSFVDSGSMDFYSRPAIEAVSKAKIMEGSAVTITGQTKPVYNFNPKGKLTRAEAGKIAVALLQKSTSIFPKNFN
- a CDS encoding MraY family glycosyltransferase, with translation MLIIYIAGFIVCMGLALLLTPLVKKFAVKIGATDVPNARKVHTRIMPRMGGLGIFLAFVLGLLAVLPVIPYEFTPREANFIKALLCGGGLIVLIGGLDDRFELSAKVKLLGQIAAACIVVFGFGITVDFVNIPFNNTYSSLESWIAVPLTIFWIVGVTNAVNLIDGLDGLAAGVSGIAIATIAVMAFLMGNTMVALLCLLLLGSIVGFLFFNFHPAKIFMGDTGSLFLGFCLALLALLGFKQIAVVSFITPLLIIGVPLSDTFFAIVRRKLQKKPIFAPDKGHLHHCLRELGFSHRQTVLIIYGIAAFFGVLAVIQTSASLYEANWVTFVVICVMLFFLQIGAEITGVISKTKRPMIDFFLRMRMKVDPERSSKS
- a CDS encoding WecB/TagA/CpsF family glycosyltransferase; protein product: MKADSTLPTVPIFGIRVSKVNMQATVSYLTEAVRNREPHQVITANPIMVMAALENPGYMEIMKSAELVVPDGTGVVWAAEYCHEPVAERVAGFDLLHELLRVGETYNWRVYLLGSTPEVIRETASRLQSQYPGVVIAGYHDGFFGPDADEKIIAGILEAKPDLLFVARGADSQEPWIAKYKSRLNIPVMMGVGGSFDVISGKSRRAPKAFQKLRAEWLYRLLKEPTRYKRMLALPKFAVKVMREKDKVTKDH
- the csaB gene encoding polysaccharide pyruvyl transferase CsaB; the protein is MVTAAQKIIISGYYGFRNSGDEAVLQSILIALQKQSQAAGITIEPVVLSIDPEWTTATYGVKAVHRMKLGEVRRAIAESTGLISGGGSLLQDVTGSKTIPYYLGIIKLAQWMGKPTFIYAQGIGPVNRKLFHPMIKSVFRKCTFVSVRDEQSRQLLQHMGLRGEQIMVVPDPVMGLTLPEDTDGKGPGAVTGENRMKMVGISVRYWEESRRELDAIADGLLRACAQQPLHLRFLPFHHPLDNEASRYVMQKLEKGAEEQGGAVSICEDALHPLQMLREVGGCDALIGMRLHSLIYAAGRRVPLMGVSYDPKIDHFLDRIRCKPVGTTASLDGSKVANELLGLLDSAEDWRREREPLISGLINEAEAPARQIAQFFRKG
- a CDS encoding DUF5693 family protein; translated protein: MQQKWQHWNTASRKWLWIIVVIGVLAALPVVYDRLQTEKSSKTVEFVFDYRDLVEAASYRANPQDYISEQLDRLKEAGVQSMAIYENTLEDFRRARRLMMWGAADVANLTDTVIPQNENYTYVLFTSAENSAALKPVIKEVFSGLNIATEDWNFRGQQGMIIKTPLEDATLKPLQPDPITLEMLHDRGFTIIPRLVDSLVYNQEAVEKLLDRYAELGVKRVLFEGESVKGFTDDPEMDSLTSFGELLKERGIGIAAIENIKAQQKGFSKLAYQLDYNVTRLYSLSEGDSRLSPEVISDRFALATKDRNIRMIYLNTIPARDTTKAQITDTLDNLVESLSGPDGAVAKIEDNGFTLGQATAFEVVDSSWQRYFKLVAVIGAVSMVALLVSYFIPWLTLPAWAVGLLGSAGLLLVRPALFEQALALAVAISAPTVAIILAVRKINEQGPPLRGQGAGYKVMSPKRRLTHSLVLYVKTALISLSAVPFVIALLNNITYALVLNQFRGVSLLHLAPIGLVALYVLLYRGEFAFNKTGKLIRTPITLAWVIVAGVVAIIGWYYLTRTGNSGSTLPFEKAFRTFLENTVGVRPRNKEFLLAHPLFILGAFMAYKYRNAAFIMIIAVIGQLSMVDTFAHIHSPVMISLIRGLLGLGLGLVIGIIAVGVWQIVERCWKRWSPLLKR